TCGGTGTTCCGCCGCCTGACGGTCGAGGAAAACATCCGCGCGGTGCTCGAGCTGCAGCGCGAGAACGGCAAGCCGCTGTCCAAGGCGCGCATCAACGAGCGCCTCGACCAGCTGCTGGGCGAGCTGCAGATCGACAAGCTGCGCCAGAACCCGGCGCTGTCGCTGTCGGGCGGCGAACGGCGCCGCGTCGAGATCGCGCGCGCGCTCGCGACCGATCCGCGCTTCGTGCTGCTGGACGAGCCGTTCGCGGGCGTGGACCCGATCGCCGTGATCGAGATCCAGCGCATCGTGCGCTTCCTGAAGGAGCGCGGGATCGGCGTGCTGATCACCGACCACAACGTGCGCGAGACGCTCGGCATCTGCGACCGCGCCTACATCATCAACCAGGGTGCGGTGCTGGCCTCCGGCCGGCCCGACGACATCATCGCCGACG
This genomic stretch from Massilia sp. 9096 harbors:
- the lptB gene encoding LPS export ABC transporter ATP-binding protein: MRNDAAAIACGSTLVVKGLQKSYGKRLVVRDVSLEVACGEVVGLLGPNGAGKTTSFYMIVGLVPSDAGTIEVNGADISSLPIHRRALMGLSYLPQEASVFRRLTVEENIRAVLELQRENGKPLSKARINERLDQLLGELQIDKLRQNPALSLSGGERRRVEIARALATDPRFVLLDEPFAGVDPIAVIEIQRIVRFLKERGIGVLITDHNVRETLGICDRAYIINQGAVLASGRPDDIIADESVRRVYLGEHFRM